The nucleotide window TGCTTCTTGATAAGTACAGTCTTAGAGAGAGTGATTGGCTTCAATCGCTTTATATTGATCGCAAATTGTGGGTTCCGGTATACATAAGAGATGCATTCTTTGCTGGGCTGTATGCTGCCCAGCAGAGTGGAACTGTGAACTCGCTTTTTGATGGCTATGTGAATGCTGGAACTACCTTACAAGATTTTGCAGAGCAATATGAGAAGGCTTTAGATGAAAGATATGAGAAAGAAGCAAAGGCAGAGTTTGAAACTTTTTATACTAAACCGGTTCTAAAAACACCACTTCCCGTGGAAAAGCAAGGAGCAGACATCTACACAAGAAACATGTTCACCATATTTCAGGATGAAGTTTTTGAATCCCTCGTGTTTGCTGTGAAATTAAGTGCGGAGGACGTAGGAACAAGAACTTATGAGGTAGCAAGATTCAACGAAGAACATAAAATTTATTTCGTAGCTTTTAACATAGCTGAACAACTAGCTAGTTGCAGTTGCAAGATGTTTGAATTTGAAGGGATCCTCTGCAGACATGTGCTTGCAGTGTTTAAAGCCACAAATGTCTTTACACTCCCACCCTGTTATATCTTAAAGAGATGGACCCGAAATGCGAAGGAAGAGGCTATGTTGGATGTCCTTCCGTGTGTCGAATTACAGGGAAATTCTCAGAAGGGCAGGAACTTGCAATACAATGTTCTGTACCACGAAGCCATTAAATGTGCAGAGGAAGGGATGGCATCTGACCAAATTTTCAAGGTGGCACTCAACGCATTAAGAGAGGCTAGGGTGAAAATTGCTGGTGCAAAGCGAAACGCCATGAAATCCTTTCCCCAAAACTAGAAACTAGGGCTAGGACAAGCTATCAAGGGAGAAGACGCCGCAATTGCTAGACAGGTAGGCTGATAGTTCCCGTCGACCACCAGAAAGGAGACTCTTTTGAAGAAAATAACTTCAGCAAATACATGTCAGGCCAGTGATTAAGGATTCAGATAAAAAAAATGCAGTTGTAAGTTACTTTTGTTGAGATAGTCATTCCTCTGCGTCGAACATCTGCACCTTCTCTTACATGGTTTTCTCTCTTTTGCAGGACAACAAAAACTAAACGTTTGCCAACGCAGCAAGTAGAGGGAGGATACGAGACTGACATTCATTCAAGTTCgaggtttttctttctttttctgttcGTTGAATATAATTCATGTTAAAAAAATTCCAAGCATTACGTTTGGAGATGCAGCTTAAGATTTGAAGAACTTGGCTTTCTGGTTTCCTTTTTCCTCTCGAAATAAGTTTCGTTAATCTGCACTGATTTTCCGTAACATGAACATTGCGGTTTCAGATTTGAAGAACTTGGCTTTCTGTATTCCTTTTTCCTCTCGAAATAAGTTTCGTTACATCTGCAGATTCTGCACTGATTTTCCGCAACGTGAACAGTGCGTTAAGGTGTCTTTGCATATTTGATGAGATTTCTATaaattagaaaaccctaattccttttAATTGGTAAACATTTCAAAGAAAGAACAAACAGGGAGCAATAAAGAGTCGAAAGAAATCTGGTTAAATTCATCATCCAAAATGCATAGAATCTTTAGGTGGAAGGTTACATCTTACAGAACAGTGTTCGGACTCCCTCTATCAGCAGCCGAGGGAAAGGATCAAACACCCATCCAACATCTATTTCTTGGTGTTCTACTAATCGACCAAAACCTAATGATTAGAATGACATTTGTGGATGATACAATGGCGAAGACCTAATGTCCACCCCGACAGCCACACACAAACTGCAGGACCCAAAACATAAACTCAGGTTACATTCCTTTATTTCACAAGTTTCACAGGCTTGTTTCTCTTTACCATATCAGCTTTCGACTCCATCTTCACTGGCAAAGGAGCAGAGAATAACAAATACTCATTCCGACCCTGACCATGGCCTTTGGTTTCATATATATCTTCTCTTCTCGGAATCATTCTGGCTCTAGGGTTTCTTTCTCCATCACTACTAGCCTCTGGTGATCCATCATTCTCCGTGAGTGCCTCCTCGTCATCCTCCTCAGTCTCCTGAACAAAGGCTTTAACTTCTTCAACCTCACTGCAAAGGTTCCCAATAAGCTCTCCATGATCATCGCTAGAATCACTCCCATCCCCACTCGAAACCGGTTCATCGGAGTTGCTAATGACCCGATACACATTACCATTTTCCGAAAAGCTCACATTTTTCTTGACCTTAGGTTGAAGCCCTTGCCTTTTCACCAACACCCCATTTTTAAATCGAAGTCTAaggttttcttcatcttcatcactGACATGCTGAAACCCTTCAAGCTCCACATCTTCCTCATCATTCTCCGAAACTCTAGCAAACCCACGAATCTTCTCGATCCTATCCCTCAAATTCTCAATCTTCTCCCTCTGATCCCTTCCCAAATCGCCACCGCACTTGGCGGGCAAAACCCGTGATTTGTTAACATTTTGACCAAACCTCACATTCTTCACTGCTTTCAGTGAAAGCCCATGCCTTTTCATAACAACCCCATCAATGAACTCCAAAAACCTTACCAAATCTCTGCTAATCAACCTCTTCCCATTCTTAACAATCGGATCGCCGCTCTGGAAACAAAATGCACAACCAAAAACCTctaagaaaataacaaaaaggcagtaactttataaaaaaaaaattagtaaaattgcaattacccatgaaattattTACCCGAATCGAGTCGAGCTTGAGAAGTAAATCGATGGATTTCTGAGAAATGGCGTGAAAATCCAAGTTGGTTTCACTGGAAATCGAGGATTTGAGAGAGGTGAAGGCAGACTTGATGAATGCGAGGTCTTTGAGCTGCCTGAGGGTTTGTGATCTGCGAACGAGGAAAGCACGGAAGTGGGTTTGAATCACTCGGGCGGCTGAGTCTCTGAGAGACCGCGAGTACGGAGAGTGGGAACggtgggaggaggaggaggaggagtggTGGTGGAGGGAGGCTTCGAGGGCTTCGATGCGGGAGAGGAGGGAGAAGATAAGTTGGTCTTGCTGTTCTTGGTGGTGGAAACGATGTTTTGGGTGGTGGGATTTGTGGGTGTGGTGATTGGGGTGGGGAGAGTAGGGATCTGGTGGGTTAGACTGGAGAAGTTGAGAAGCGAGGGCTTGGAGAAGTGGGTCCGtggctggtggtggtggtggacagGGGTGGTGGGATTGGGTGCAGCAGCAGGTGTTGTAGGAGCTGGTGCAGCAAATGGCGGTGGTGGGGGGTTGGGGTTGGTGGTGGTGAGGGTGAGGGTGAgggtggtggaggtggtggtgggagGCCATTTGTGGAAGCCAAGAAGGTGAAGTTTAGGAAGGAAATGATGGGTTTATGGTAGAGGAAATGGGGGTTTGGGTCTTTGAGTAGAATGTGATTCCATGACATAGATGCTTGTCCAAGTAGCAATAAACCATAAAATTTGATAAAGTTAAGGATGCTGTGATCatgatcgttcatcgtatatcgtgtgatcagttttcgttaagtattatttatatttaattttaaattttaaaattttaaataatttataacagTACAATATATGATGAGTGATCATAATCACAAAATCTTTAAATTctcagaaaaacaaaaatccgACAATAATCCTTTTCGTATTTGGATGATCCGATAATTCAAGCATGTGACTATTACACTTTACATCCGAAAGTGATGTGCGTATCACGTGGCATGGCCCCCCAGGCTGatggtttttcttttgttggtcTTTGTATGGTCAACGGTTTTGGAGTCCATTTGGTTAAGTGGCCCTACATGTCCTTATATTTGGGCCCTATTGGTATGGTTGGGACCCAAGTAAGTGAATTGGGTCAATCAAAGGTCCAAAATTCCAAATTGAAATTGGTTTGAGAAGTTCTTTGGGTCACTTCTGAAGTTCAAATCTAAGACATCTCAATTAAAATTGAAGAGAAATACTATTGAATAGCACTAAGTAGCTGGTTTAAGAAAATTTAAGCTTATGACATGTATGCTTACATAAAATGACCTTGGTATCATATTGATTTTTGacctatcattttttttttgtcaaagaccTATCATGTGTCTACTAACATAAAAAACTTAAAGCATACGAAAttcttttcacaaaattttaatttaatatataaatgatatgtttaggcttattatattagcaTCTCACAAATTATTGAATAAACTCCACATACTTAATACGCCTcacatttattttttcaattaaaaattatcttaatacaccccacttccTTCCCCATAATGCCCTCACAacccacattcttaatatataccttacattttctatacacacccacattttttatacaccccacatttctcaaatcttataacagtcatttttaattttgccgaatgatttcaagCCATCTAAACTTtagtttgccgaatgatttcaaattgaatgatttgaaaaaatgtttaggttcatttgaatgtttttcaataacaataataatgatttcaaaCTTTTGGAAACACCAATTTCgtgttccattcgtcaaaaatcatttttcttaatcaacatgtttgtagtttcattgcttagagttttattcaacaatggagggtgtgaggggttttgataattgaaggaggtaaataatacattaaaagttaattttattattattttttaaacctaataaggttaaaattgtcattgcatagtagagtaaataagtcattaatattaaattttaatgtggggtgctaatataaaaagcctatGTTTACTTACTAGAATTGAGTATGAGAAAAGACTCAAAAAGAAAATCATTACAACCTTGGGGTTTTcacatttttacaaattttattaGGATTCGAGAAAAAATTATGTGAGTCTCGCCTTAAAATCAATACTCATATACTCTCAAAGTTGGAAATGTGGGACCAACTAAAAGGACTAGTTGATTTGattcttatttttcattttctatatTTCCAAGTTCATCGATCTCATACTCTCTCATTTTTGATAAGGTGATGTAAGACAGATCATTTTCTAACTATATCTTTTATACCACATAATACGACGGTTGTTGTTTGATTCTTTCTTTAAATCATTAAAGAAAGACCTTCAATCATCAAAAAATTAAGGAGACTGctaagaagaagaataaaaattaGTGCCACCCATTACGCATGAGGTTTCactttatagattttttttttccagtatgCTTATAACACAATTGATATATCAAATGtcataatataaataattaataccgAAAAATCTCTCCACTTCCTGCCAACAAATGGAggacagaaaaacaaaaattaaatagcTTTGTGTAATGCATCCGAGTGTTATTATCATTTTTGTCTCTTTTCGGACATTCTACCGGATCAGGATTCTTTGAGTAAGCTCATCGGTCtgttcaaattttatccaaatGCTACAAATAGGGagcccctctaaaagttataataattgtaactgttggataaaatttaaacggtctgatgagtttaCTCATAAGGATTCTAAGGATTCTTACCCTTAGCTTAGTAGAGGATCTTGATCCTATTTCACCTATTCCATCATTTCCCTGTCACCTGGGGGTCAAGTAAATGATATGATTTAcgaaatataatttaaaaacagAATAAACATGAGGAATTGATGAAATCAGCAGTTTTGGTTGCTAGCTTCACCAAAATCTGAACCAATGATGGTCGTCGTTTGTGACTCATCAAAGGACATGTTTACAAGTGACGGTGCAAATACAACGAACCAGAGATATAAACCCGTGCAatcaagaaattttttattgtgacggtAATATAGGTGGTACATCatgtatttttatgtaagtgataAAAAATTTTATTGTtcaagttattaactttttgacATACATGTTTTATCATTTGTGTAATAACACGTTATGTACCATCTTGTATGCCGATTACATTGGAAAATCTCTATGTGCAATCATAGATAGAATATAATATTAAAACTGTCAATTTATTTAAAGTAATAATTTAGGCTGAAAAATAGCTCCAATCGATGCCGGTTTGATCCGAAATTTGTTGCCATATTTCTTCAtatttactattttattttattttatttaagaaaaattaatacaGATTGAAGAGAGATCCAGATCCAGTGCAATTGCAGAAACCATGCAAATGTTGCGCTCAACTGGCTCTAAATTAGTCAAAAGAGTTGACTCATCGAAATCAACAAATAAAGGCATGCCATGTGGATCATGTGGTAACCAAATCAAAATTTGTGTTTAAACCTTAAGATTTGACTATAATAGTTAGTataattgtatttttcttttaaaaaaaacgatattatctctactaaagAGGAGGATGTGGATAGTCTTACAAtatgctagtaataatgtggtacAAATTCACCTTTTAAGAGAATCGAGTCTAATAcgtctcacttacaagtaaagaggaatattaCTGGACCGTAGTGGCAATTAAGATAAttgtattaaataatatattcacctgaaaaaaaatactaaagggACTATCTATGGACTATCTGTCACCCCACAGTTTAACGTGAATTCCAGTGCCAAATGTGGGATGGCACATAATCCATGTAGAGTCTcacttttatcatttttcttcaCATGAATATATTTGACCCTCAAAGAGTTATTACATTAAATACTTGTAAGTATTGTAGCTAATCTCTAAACTTTAAAGTCGATTATTACTGAAATACcaattttttgttcattttcacAATCAACATTCTAAATtacttttaattgtttttttaataagaagattcaaatttgaataaagaaaagaaacttaACTAAATGACAATACTTAGTTGGACAAAATGATACAACCTTTTCACATGGTCCTGCGTTATTCAATCTAGATACCTTTATAATAAAATCACATGTGTAATACTTCATTTTTGGAACGAAAGAGTGGACATAGTAACTTAGCTAAAGAGAACGATTTATGTGAAATGCGTTCATCGTCACGGATGTATTAATGCACTAGTATACTGTCATACGTAAGTTTTTTTCTCACATATTAAAGGGTAATTCGGTGGAACATTAAACATTTCATGTAAGATGAAACCGCAGGTACGGATGTACCACATCTCAACTGTCATATGAATCAGAAGTGCAAAGTGCATTTAGTAAAAGAAACAGAGTGGGTTCCGTGATCAATGgaaactgagagagagagagagagagagagagagagagagagagagagggtgtgtgtgtgtgaagtcTCGTGAAAAGCGATAAAGAAGGCAGATCCTCATAATCTCAGTAGTATCCGCATCACATTCACAAACAAACGAACGAGTCTCAGTGGCCCAGTGACTTAGAAACTCAGACACTTGAGAGAGTCGTCTTCTTCTACTGAGAGAACATTTTGCAGCAATGGCGGCTTCCCAATTCTCTGCAACTCGTAGCGGACCAGAGGCAGTGTGGCATTGCAAGTCGCAGTCCAAATTGATCGATTTCTGTTCCAGGAAGAACAAATCCAAGCTTTTGTTCACAAGGACCTCGAATCGGAGGCGGTCGTTTTCCTTCTCCGTGAAGAACGTTCTGGACAAGCCTCACGAGCTCAAGGATCCGATCATCGAACAAGGTCCTCCTCctcatcttcctctctcttctttgaTGCTTTGATTGTTCGTCACTCGATTAGTTTACATAAAAAAATGTATTAAAGATCCATGCTTTGTTCATCTGGTGATGATAATTTACTATCCGTGTTTCCAATCAAACATAAATTTTGAGGAGTTTTTGGACATGGGGTTTGTTAATTAGATGGCTGAGAGCTTGAAAATCATCTGGTTAAGCTGGATTTTAGCTATCTTGAATCGATAGATGGCGCGTGTTAGCTGTTGGGTTTCGGATCCTTTTTTGATTCTGACATGGTTAATATGTGATTGGTTTGCTGGGAGGGTTTAGGATCATCCCCATAAAATTCTcaattttgatatatatatatatatatatatatatatatatatatatatatatatatatattggagaGATTGTCtttctttcttatgttttaaTGTAATGATTCGAGATATTGTGTTGCACTCAGTTTAGCACTTTGTATTTTTTACTTAGATGCTGCAAGCGCATTCAGCTCATTCACACCAGATACTGCATCCATCGCTTCAAGCATCAAATACCACGCAGAGTTCACCCCGTTGTTTTCTCCGGAGCAATTTGAGCTTCCAAAGGCCTTCTATGCAACTGCACAAAGTGTTCGTGATGCGCTCATTGTTAACTGGAATGCAACAAATAATTATTATGAAAAATTGAATGCAAAGCAGGCATATTATTTGTCAATGGAATTTTTGCAGGTTTGTCACCAATTCCCTCTATTTGTTTCCCACAAGTGTGGATGTGCATTTCTGTCACCTATAGCCTGCAATCTGCGTCGTTTCATAAAGTTCTGTTTTTGTAGGGTAGAGCGCTGTTAAATGCCGTTGGTAATTTAGAGCTAGATGGTGCATATGCTGAGGCTTTAAGCAAACTTGGACACAAATTAGAAAATGTTGCTAACCAGGTGAGGTTCCGACTAGTCTTtactttttcgttaaaattttgtTGCGCACATTCATATTAATTTTGCGTTAGTTATGgttctctttcttctctgcaTGCTTTGCGTTCGTGTGTTGGGGCAACCAACTTATATAGATTATTTGATCATAGGAGCCGGATGCTGCACTTGGAAACGGGGGTCTTGGTCGGCTTGCCTCTTGCTTCTTGGACTCTTTGGCGACTTTAAATTATCCGGCTTGGGGTTATGGACTCAGGTACAAGTATGGCTTATTTAAACAGCGAATTACAGAAGATGGTCAAGAAGAAGTTGCTGAGGATTGGCTTGAGGTATGCATGCTTTCTGTTTTTATATTTCACTTCAACGACTTCACTTTCTGTAAAGGTTTTTGGTGAAATCGTTATGTCTTATTAGTTGCTGAATCTTGCAGATGGGCAATCCATGGGAGATTGTGAGAAATGATGTCTCCTATCCTATAAAATTCTATGGAAAGGTTGTTACTGGATCGGATGGAAAACGACATTGGATTGGGGGAGAAGACATAGATGCTGTTGCCTATGATGTTCCAATACCAGGATACAAAACTAAAACCACGATCAACTTGCGGCTTTGGTCGACGAAAGCTTCATCACAGGATTTTGATTTATATGCTTTTAATTCTGGAGAGCACACGAAAGCATCTGAAGCTTTAGCAAATGCTGAAAAGGTTGTATATTGTGCTCCTTTCCCTTCGGTTTCCTTtcagttttctttattttccaaTTTCCCCTTTAACTGCTCCAAAGAAAACAGGTTTGTGTCCgcttatgatttcataaatcttTCTTGTAATGAATGTGGTTTTCATCAGCCCTCAGTCGATTTGATCCGAAAATATAGATTTCCGGTTTTATATCTGTTTTTCCAATGATTAACAGATTTGCTACGTACTTTATCCTGGGGATGAATCAATGGAGGGCAAGACACTTCGTTTGAAGCAACAATATACCTTATGCTCTGCTTCTCTTCAAGATATCGTTGCACGTTTTGAGAGAAGATCTGGAGCAAATGTCAAATGGCAAGAGTTCCCCGAGAAGGTCGCAGTGCAGATGAACGATACTCATCCAACCCTCTGCATTCCTGAACTGATGAgaattttgattgatttgaaGGGCTTGGACTGGAAGGAGGCGTGGAATATTACTCAAAGGTAACACCTTTTGTGATTATGTAGGAAGACTTGTTAGTGGTACATGCTTAACAACTTCTTTCACCTTACATCCTGTCACATGTGTTCTAGAACGGTTGCATATACAAACCATACTGTTCTACCTGAGGCCTTGGAGAAATGGAGTTTGGAACTTATGGAGAAACTGCTTCCTCGACACGTTCAGATCATAGAGATGATTGATGAGGAGGTAAAGCAGGACTGTGTACTAAATTTAAACAGTTCTTACCTTtggagattttaaatttatggaTTTCTTGTGTTTGCAAATTCTGCAGCTCATTCAGACCATAATTTCGGAGTATGGCACAGCGGACTATGATTTAATAGATAAGAAACTTAAGGAGATGAGAATATTAGAAAATGTTGACTTGCCTGCCAAATTTGCGGATTTGATTGttaaacccaaaaagagttccATTGCTGTTCCCAGTGAAGAAATTGAAGATTCAAAAGAGGAAGATGAGTCTGCTGATGAATCTGCTGATGAAGAAAACGTACCTGTGAAGAAACACgaagaggaaaaaaagaaaaaggttgtgGTGGAACCACCGAAGTTAGTACGTATGGCGAATCTGTGTGTTGTGGGTGGTCATGCGGTAAATGGTGTTGCTGAAATACACAGTGAGATAGTGAAAGATGAAGTATTTAATTCATTTTATAAGGTAAGCCTTGACAGTTTTAGTAAAGACGAGGCTCTTTCAAGGTTCAAAAATTGCTCTTTTATCGATCTCTAACCTGCAAATTTGGCAGTTGTGGCCTaataaatttcaaaacaaaacaaatggtGTGACACCGAGAAGATGGATCCGCTTCTGTAATCCAGATTTAAGTAACATTATAACGAAGTGGATTGGCACGGAAGACTGGGTCTTAGATACTGAAAAACTGGCTGAATTACGAAAGGTAAAACTCATAAGAATGAACAATTTGGAGGTTATGTTGACTTTTATACAATTTTTGCAGTATCGTTGTTATGGCCATATACTTATCTCAGTTATTTGATTTTGTAATAGTTTGCAGATGATCAGGACCTCCAAACCCAATGGAGGGAAGCAAAAAGGAACAACAAGTTGAAAGTTGTGTCGTTGATCAAAGAAAGAACGGGATATTCTGTCAACCCTGATGCAATGTTCGATATACAGGTATTTTCTATGCATTCAAATCTCCTCCAAATGTGTATTTAAATAGATGGAAGCCTGCACAACCAACTTCACGCATAGTTGGTTTATTCACTGCACAAATTTCCTTGTGTTTCTCATCATGCCTCAATCaaagttttcttttcttattcgcATGTTTCTGTTCAGGTGAAGCGCATTCATGAATACAAGCGACAATTGATGAACATTATGGGAATTGTTTACCGCtacaagaaaatgaaagaaatgaGTGCTTCGGAAAGGAAATCAAAGTTTGTTCCACGAGTTTGTATGTTTGGAGGAAAAGCATTTGCTACGTATGTGCAAGCCAAGAGAATTGTGAAATTTATCACAGATGTAGGGGCAACAGTGAATTGTGATCCTAGTATTGGTGATCTACTGAAGGTATCGATATCCTTGGTGTTAATAGTCTCCTGGCATTAACAACTTGATAAAAACAAGTGATCTGCAATGCTTTATTGACTTACAGTAAATATAAGTTGGCTCTGTAAAAGAACAAACACACACAATATCTTTACATGCGTGTATTTTCGATTTGCTGTGAGTTCATCTGAATTACCGACCCACTAATTTATATTATTGATTGTCATATTAGGTTGTCTTCGTCCCTGATTACAATGTCAGTGTTGCTGAACAGTTGATTCCTGCAAGTGAGCTCTCACAGCACATCAGGTAATGTGGTCTTATTCGTTATATGATTCGTACTTTCGCTGGCCACATGATTTTTCTGTCTGCGAGGGGTATATAAGTGGAGAAGCATCAGgaattggtttaaaaaaaatttccactGGTTAAGTTTTAAGCAATAATTGTTGTTTtagtaagaaaaaaaagggtttggCTGGGTTTGCGAGAATAGCCAAGAGTCAAATTCAAGCAGATTAGCTGGGGAAGTTATAGTTTTCGCCGTAGCCAACGTGAAGTACATCAATTACACTTGTAACTTGTACACTAGAAAGTTCAGGGCATTGTGTATTAAACTAACAATCTAGGTGAGCCTTCCTTGTGCTGGATAATATATCATGGGATCTTACTCGTACAAGGCGTGGAACTCGAGCGGGAATGACTTCAATGGAACTGATTGAAGCTAAACATACACGCAAACCAACTGTTAATCGACCTTTTTTCAATTGTTATTTATTTGTAGTACCGCGGGGATGGAGGCCAGTGGAACCAGCAACATGAAGTTTGCAATGAATGGCTGCATCCTAATCGGGACTCTGGATGGTGCCAATGTTGAAATAAGAGAAGAGGTTGGAGAAGACaactttttcttatttggtGCTGAGGCTCATGAGATTGCTGGGCTGAGAAAAGAACGAGCCGAGGGGAAGGTTTGTCTCAATAACCAAATTGTTACTTTCATTCCCATGTTATTGTTTAAGAACTGCCCTTGTGATGCAATTTTGATGTCTCTCCTTATGCAGTTTGTTCCAGACCCACGTTTTGAAGAAGTCAAGGAATTCGTCAAAAGCGGTGTTTTTGGGTCAGACAATTATGACGAACTGATTGGATCCCTGGAAGGAAATGAAGGATTTGGCCGTGCAGATTATTTCCTCGTCGGCAAGGACTTCCCCAGTTACATAGAATGCCAAGAGAAGGTTGATGAGGCATATCGAGACCAAAAGGTGAGA belongs to Malus sylvestris chromosome 17, drMalSylv7.2, whole genome shotgun sequence and includes:
- the LOC126612046 gene encoding BAG family molecular chaperone regulator 8, chloroplastic-like, translating into MASHHHLHHPHPHPHHHQPQPPTTAICCTSSYNTCCCTQSHHPCPPPPPATDPLLQALASQLLQSNPPDPYSPHPNHHTHKSHHPKHRFHHQEQQDQLIFSLLSRIEALEASLHHHSSSSSSHRSHSPYSRSLRDSAARVIQTHFRAFLVRRSQTLRQLKDLAFIKSAFTSLKSSISSETNLDFHAISQKSIDLLLKLDSIRSGDPIVKNGKRLISRDLVRFLEFIDGVVMKRHGLSLKAVKNVRFGQNVNKSRVLPAKCGGDLGRDQREKIENLRDRIEKIRGFARVSENDEEDVELEGFQHVSDEDEENLRLRFKNGVLVKRQGLQPKVKKNVSFSENGNVYRVISNSDEPVSSGDGSDSSDDHGELIGNLCSEVEEVKAFVQETEEDDEEALTENDGSPEASSDGERNPRARMIPRREDIYETKGHGQGRNEYLLFSAPLPVKMESKADMVKRNKPVKLVK
- the LOC126611273 gene encoding alpha-1,4 glucan phosphorylase L isozyme, chloroplastic/amyloplastic-like, encoding MAASQFSATRSGPEAVWHCKSQSKLIDFCSRKNKSKLLFTRTSNRRRSFSFSVKNVLDKPHELKDPIIEQDAASAFSSFTPDTASIASSIKYHAEFTPLFSPEQFELPKAFYATAQSVRDALIVNWNATNNYYEKLNAKQAYYLSMEFLQGRALLNAVGNLELDGAYAEALSKLGHKLENVANQEPDAALGNGGLGRLASCFLDSLATLNYPAWGYGLRYKYGLFKQRITEDGQEEVAEDWLEMGNPWEIVRNDVSYPIKFYGKVVTGSDGKRHWIGGEDIDAVAYDVPIPGYKTKTTINLRLWSTKASSQDFDLYAFNSGEHTKASEALANAEKICYVLYPGDESMEGKTLRLKQQYTLCSASLQDIVARFERRSGANVKWQEFPEKVAVQMNDTHPTLCIPELMRILIDLKGLDWKEAWNITQRTVAYTNHTVLPEALEKWSLELMEKLLPRHVQIIEMIDEELIQTIISEYGTADYDLIDKKLKEMRILENVDLPAKFADLIVKPKKSSIAVPSEEIEDSKEEDESADESADEENVPVKKHEEEKKKKVVVEPPKLVRMANLCVVGGHAVNGVAEIHSEIVKDEVFNSFYKLWPNKFQNKTNGVTPRRWIRFCNPDLSNIITKWIGTEDWVLDTEKLAELRKFADDQDLQTQWREAKRNNKLKVVSLIKERTGYSVNPDAMFDIQVKRIHEYKRQLMNIMGIVYRYKKMKEMSASERKSKFVPRVCMFGGKAFATYVQAKRIVKFITDVGATVNCDPSIGDLLKVVFVPDYNVSVAEQLIPASELSQHISTAGMEASGTSNMKFAMNGCILIGTLDGANVEIREEVGEDNFFLFGAEAHEIAGLRKERAEGKFVPDPRFEEVKEFVKSGVFGSDNYDELIGSLEGNEGFGRADYFLVGKDFPSYIECQEKVDEAYRDQKRWTRMSILNTAGSYKFSSDRTIHEYANDIWNINPVELP